One genomic segment of Streptomyces sp. TLI_146 includes these proteins:
- a CDS encoding NUDIX domain-containing protein: MPLQTAIVGVHLLFEQSGQVLLQLRAPSAPFAPHTWHVPAGHREKESSVACAVRESTEELGVSVDPQDLRLVHVLDHYDAGSAAPRMQLFFRVLAYRGTPKVCEPDRHTRVAWYPYASLPSPLVDYTAVALTAIAAGRPYTDMGWGA, from the coding sequence ATGCCCTTGCAGACCGCCATCGTCGGCGTTCACCTCTTGTTCGAACAGTCCGGCCAGGTACTCCTCCAACTGCGGGCCCCGTCCGCCCCGTTCGCCCCCCATACATGGCATGTCCCCGCAGGCCACCGCGAAAAGGAATCCTCAGTGGCCTGCGCGGTCCGTGAGAGCACGGAAGAGCTCGGCGTGAGTGTCGATCCCCAGGACCTGCGCCTGGTCCACGTCCTCGATCACTACGACGCGGGCTCCGCTGCCCCGCGTATGCAGTTGTTCTTCCGCGTCCTTGCCTACCGGGGCACGCCGAAGGTCTGCGAACCCGACCGGCACACACGGGTGGCCTGGTACCCGTATGCGTCGCTTCCCTCCCCGCTCGTCGACTACACCGCCGTCGCCCTGACCGCGATCGCCGCCGGCCGCCCCTACACCGACATGGGGTGGGGCGCATGA
- a CDS encoding NUDIX domain-containing protein — translation MNTVKPQRAMATSAAAAFIQRADGRVLLVHHAGTRRWVMPGGKADDGPHGGETPLQCCEREGREETGVAVTAGRLLVVQWLPAGRIGAYGHQPFACHLFVFAATIHPDARIRVPARELLGWDWWDPAEASGAMCATNARLLAAAVRAAAHTGAAPVYLEGLAPSAPAGGDRP, via the coding sequence ATGAACACCGTCAAGCCTCAGCGCGCGATGGCCACTTCGGCGGCCGCCGCGTTCATCCAGCGCGCCGACGGTCGTGTCCTGCTCGTCCACCATGCCGGGACCCGGCGCTGGGTGATGCCGGGCGGAAAGGCCGACGACGGCCCCCACGGGGGTGAGACTCCGCTTCAGTGCTGCGAACGCGAGGGCCGCGAGGAGACCGGTGTGGCGGTCACCGCGGGCCGTCTGCTGGTGGTGCAGTGGCTGCCCGCGGGCCGCATCGGGGCATACGGGCACCAGCCGTTCGCCTGCCACCTGTTCGTCTTCGCCGCGACCATCCACCCCGACGCCCGCATCCGCGTACCGGCGAGGGAACTGCTCGGATGGGACTGGTGGGATCCGGCCGAGGCCTCGGGCGCGATGTGCGCGACGAACGCGCGGCTTCTGGCGGCGGCCGTCCGCGCGGCCGCCCACACCGGTGCGGCGCCGGTCTACCTGGAAGGGCTGGCGCCGTCCGCACCGGCGGGAGGTGACCGTCCGTGA
- a CDS encoding ABC transporter ATP-binding protein gives MLVRLPRLIALTVKLAWQADRQALRLVTGAEVGRGICQAVGLVAVNRVLAHMLAGGTTAQRLSAAGTAIMVAAVAAGVGAVLRAASTAGTGRLEPKVERVATEQYLAHTATVELEAIEDDEFHRLLDSASYGAGSARRLVKYVQNIVTGLMSLAAAASVLVVLHPLLIVLLVAMTVPSSWSALTVARRRYASFQTWVQHSRAGQLISRLLMSTEAAAEIRVHHVGPYLLHHYRQMSMAQEAEQHRLARLAARTGLIAAAWTGLATAAAYATLGVLLWSGAMALSVGGTAVLAIRSGSASLSNLVLQINYCHEESLFVADLNQLCEEATARAIPDGGRPLPSAPREIRFEDVVFSYPRKAGSATHNGAGHKRALDGASLTIPTGKIVALCGENGSGKSTLVKLLAGLYQPETGRICWDDVDTRTADRQELVSRIAMVGQDFYRWPFTAQVNICIGRSDIPASTERRDRAARYAGAEKLIAELPNGWKTLLARGYKDGHNPSGGEWQRLGIARAHYRRGEILIVDEPTSALDAKAEQRLFDEFRSLADEGQTVILITHRLGSVRAADLIHVLDHGRVVESGTFEELLSDHTPGPKAFRALYELQAAQYQSAVIPHPPVRTVPAEKPAP, from the coding sequence ATGCTCGTGCGGTTGCCGCGGCTCATCGCCCTCACGGTCAAGCTGGCGTGGCAGGCCGACCGCCAGGCGCTGCGCCTGGTCACAGGCGCGGAGGTCGGCCGGGGCATCTGCCAGGCTGTCGGGCTGGTCGCGGTGAACCGGGTCCTGGCGCACATGCTGGCGGGCGGGACCACGGCCCAGCGGCTCTCCGCCGCGGGTACGGCCATCATGGTGGCCGCCGTCGCCGCCGGTGTGGGAGCGGTGCTGCGGGCCGCTTCGACCGCCGGGACGGGGCGGCTGGAGCCGAAGGTGGAGCGGGTGGCCACCGAGCAGTACCTCGCCCACACCGCCACCGTGGAACTGGAGGCCATCGAGGACGACGAGTTCCACCGGCTCCTCGACAGCGCTTCCTACGGGGCCGGATCGGCGCGGCGCCTGGTCAAGTACGTGCAGAACATTGTCACCGGCCTGATGTCGCTCGCCGCGGCCGCCTCCGTGCTCGTGGTCCTGCACCCCCTGTTGATCGTCCTGCTGGTCGCGATGACGGTGCCCAGCTCCTGGTCGGCGCTGACGGTGGCACGGCGCCGTTACGCCTCCTTCCAGACGTGGGTCCAGCACTCCCGGGCCGGGCAGCTGATCAGCCGGCTGCTGATGTCGACTGAGGCCGCCGCCGAGATCAGGGTCCACCACGTGGGGCCGTATCTACTGCACCACTACCGGCAGATGTCGATGGCCCAGGAAGCCGAGCAGCACCGTCTCGCCCGCCTCGCCGCACGTACCGGGCTGATCGCCGCCGCGTGGACGGGACTTGCCACCGCAGCCGCCTACGCCACCCTGGGCGTCTTGCTGTGGAGCGGCGCGATGGCGCTGTCCGTGGGCGGCACGGCCGTCCTGGCCATCCGCTCCGGTTCTGCCAGCCTGTCCAACCTCGTCCTGCAGATCAACTACTGCCACGAGGAGTCCCTGTTCGTCGCGGACCTGAACCAACTGTGCGAGGAAGCCACCGCCCGGGCCATTCCCGACGGGGGCCGTCCCCTGCCATCGGCGCCACGCGAGATCCGTTTCGAGGATGTGGTGTTCAGCTACCCCCGCAAGGCAGGCAGCGCCACCCACAACGGGGCGGGACACAAGCGGGCGCTCGACGGTGCCTCCCTGACCATTCCCACCGGCAAGATCGTCGCCTTGTGCGGGGAGAACGGCAGCGGCAAATCCACCCTGGTCAAACTCCTCGCGGGCCTCTACCAGCCCGAGACCGGACGCATCTGCTGGGACGACGTGGACACCCGCACAGCCGACCGCCAGGAACTCGTCTCCCGCATCGCCATGGTCGGCCAAGACTTCTACCGCTGGCCCTTCACCGCCCAGGTGAACATCTGCATCGGCCGCTCCGACATCCCCGCGAGCACCGAACGGCGTGACCGGGCTGCCCGCTACGCGGGTGCCGAGAAGCTGATCGCCGAGCTGCCCAACGGCTGGAAGACCCTGCTCGCCCGCGGATACAAGGACGGGCACAACCCCTCGGGTGGGGAATGGCAAAGGCTCGGGATCGCCAGGGCCCACTACAGGCGGGGAGAGATCTTGATCGTCGACGAGCCTACCTCTGCCCTCGACGCGAAGGCGGAACAGCGCCTGTTTGACGAGTTCCGCAGCCTCGCCGACGAGGGCCAGACCGTCATCCTCATCACCCACCGCCTCGGCTCCGTACGCGCCGCCGACCTCATCCACGTCCTCGACCACGGCCGCGTCGTCGAAAGCGGCACCTTCGAGGAACTCCTCTCCGACCACACCCCCGGCCCGAAGGCCTTCCGAGCCCTGTACGAACTGCAGGCTGCCCAGTACCAGTCCGCTGTCATCCCGCACCCGCCTGTCCGCACCGTCCCCGCTGAAAAACCAGCCCCGTAA
- a CDS encoding DUF6461 domain-containing protein, giving the protein MWAEDTTERLTVEPAVPDRRWGTTPDELLEAMHRSGFQFWDETSDTAEHLAAEAAFALAEHLTGVRITPELLQDTTFSCASAPIR; this is encoded by the coding sequence CTGTGGGCCGAGGACACGACCGAGCGCCTGACGGTCGAGCCCGCAGTGCCCGACCGTCGCTGGGGAACAACTCCCGACGAACTTCTTGAAGCCATGCACCGCAGCGGCTTCCAGTTCTGGGACGAGACCTCCGACACCGCAGAACACCTGGCCGCGGAGGCAGCATTCGCCCTGGCCGAACACCTCACCGGAGTCCGCATCACACCCGAACTCCTCCAGGACACCACCTTCAGCTGTGCCAGCGCGCCGATCCGGTGA